In a genomic window of Aggregatimonas sangjinii:
- a CDS encoding NAD(P)/FAD-dependent oxidoreductase — translation MNLSYWEYKTWLYNVDFTIIGSGIVGLNTALSLSIRFPKAKILVLEKGILPQGASTKNAGFACFGSISEVLSDLRQHSEQEVQQLVQKRYDGIRMLRKNLGDAAIDFQQLGGHELFVEKGQELFEECMESISKMNELLYPVFGVNAFQTNANSFRFKNINEQYITNVLEGQIDTGKMMVSLLRKVQQNNVQLLNGVSVEEIDDNGGSVTVKTDQFEFNSKKILMATNGFAAQLLQEDIQPARAQVILTKPIQNLHIKGTFHLDEGYYYFRNIDNRILFGGGRNLDIENETTYKFGKTDVIQKQLKKLLKEVILPETQFELDRSWSGIMGVGNQKRPIVKQVSNNVYCGVRLGGMGIAIGSSVGNELADLID, via the coding sequence ATGAACCTAAGTTATTGGGAGTATAAGACCTGGCTGTACAATGTAGATTTTACCATTATAGGTAGCGGCATTGTTGGCCTGAACACGGCCCTATCCCTAAGTATCCGTTTTCCTAAAGCCAAAATACTGGTGTTGGAGAAGGGAATTTTGCCTCAGGGCGCCAGTACTAAAAATGCGGGATTTGCCTGTTTTGGAAGTATTTCGGAAGTTTTGTCCGATTTGCGGCAGCATTCCGAGCAAGAGGTGCAGCAGTTGGTTCAAAAGCGATATGATGGCATTCGAATGCTACGTAAAAATTTAGGTGATGCCGCTATCGATTTTCAACAACTTGGGGGGCATGAGCTTTTCGTGGAAAAAGGGCAAGAACTGTTCGAAGAGTGCATGGAGAGCATTTCCAAGATGAATGAACTGTTGTATCCCGTTTTCGGGGTCAATGCCTTTCAGACGAATGCCAACAGCTTTCGTTTTAAAAACATCAACGAGCAATACATTACCAACGTACTGGAAGGGCAAATCGATACGGGTAAAATGATGGTCTCCCTTTTACGGAAAGTACAACAGAATAATGTGCAACTACTGAACGGGGTTTCCGTAGAAGAGATTGATGACAATGGAGGTTCGGTTACCGTAAAAACGGACCAATTTGAATTTAACTCTAAAAAGATTCTGATGGCGACCAACGGTTTCGCGGCACAACTGCTACAGGAAGACATTCAGCCCGCACGTGCGCAGGTGATATTGACCAAACCAATCCAAAACCTTCACATAAAAGGCACTTTTCATTTGGATGAAGGCTACTATTACTTTCGAAACATCGATAACCGCATTCTTTTCGGAGGTGGAAGAAATCTTGATATCGAGAACGAAACGACCTATAAATTCGGAAAAACCGATGTGATTCAGAAGCAATTAAAAAAACTATTGAAGGAAGTCATTTTACCCGAAACCCAATTTGAACTAGACCGAAGCTGGAGTGGGATTATGGGTGTTGGCAACCAAAAAAGACCGATTGTAAAACAGGTATCGAACAATGTGTACTGTGGAGTGCGGTTGGGAGGAATGGGAATCGCCATAGGTAGTTCGGTAGGAAATGAATTGGCCGATCTTATAGACTAA
- a CDS encoding 3-oxoacyl-ACP synthase, whose product MMIKEQLYAFCKRYIENRLSNIQDSIKGIQEALNSETKSSAGDKHETGRAMLQLEREKLGQQLAEAEKMETTLSRIPIARPSAVVTLGSWVKASKADYFLAVSAGECVIGDDHVFCISAATPIGVHVFGKSVGDFFTFNGERIEILEIR is encoded by the coding sequence ATGATGATCAAAGAACAACTCTACGCATTTTGTAAGCGCTATATCGAAAATCGACTTTCAAACATACAGGATAGCATCAAAGGCATTCAAGAAGCTCTGAATTCCGAAACAAAAAGTAGTGCGGGAGACAAACACGAAACGGGTCGTGCCATGCTGCAACTGGAACGGGAGAAATTAGGCCAACAATTGGCAGAGGCGGAAAAAATGGAGACTACATTATCTAGAATACCTATTGCCCGGCCATCGGCCGTTGTTACTTTAGGCAGTTGGGTAAAGGCCTCGAAGGCCGACTATTTCTTGGCGGTATCGGCAGGGGAATGCGTCATCGGGGATGACCACGTCTTCTGTATATCGGCGGCCACACCGATTGGCGTGCATGTCTTCGGAAAGTCAGTTGGTGACTTCTTTACTTTTAATGGGGAGCGCATCGAAATTCTTGAAATACGATAA
- the arfB gene encoding alternative ribosome rescue aminoacyl-tRNA hydrolase ArfB yields MNFKAVRSSGAGGQHVNKVATKIELSFVVQNSNGLTQQEKNRILLKLGNRLTKEHVLLLQCDESRSQHKNKELVIKRLLELLENAIKIPKKRRKTRPKRSAIEKRIASKKRNAQKKANRAKPSWD; encoded by the coding sequence TTGAATTTCAAAGCGGTACGCAGCAGTGGTGCCGGCGGTCAACATGTAAATAAGGTCGCTACCAAAATCGAACTCTCTTTTGTAGTCCAAAATTCCAACGGGCTGACCCAACAAGAAAAAAACCGCATCTTGCTCAAGTTGGGTAACCGTCTTACCAAAGAACATGTTTTACTGCTACAATGTGACGAAAGTCGCAGCCAGCACAAGAATAAAGAGCTTGTCATCAAACGATTGCTCGAGCTTCTGGAAAACGCGATAAAAATTCCTAAAAAAAGAAGGAAGACCAGACCCAAAAGATCGGCTATTGAAAAACGGATAGCCTCCAAAAAACGGAACGCACAGAAAAAAGCAAATCGCGCCAAGCCGAGCTGGGATTAA
- a CDS encoding ABC transporter ATP-binding protein — MLHVDHVSFAYDEVPVLEDINLNVKKGEHVAIIGESGCGKSTLLKIIYGLLQINIGEVYWGEQQVLGPLYNLVPGEPYMKYLSQDFDLMPYTTVAENISQYLSHFEPEALKERTDELLQMIEMVPFAKTKVKYLSGGQQQRVALARVLAQEPDILLLDEPFSHIDNFRKNTLRRTLFQYLRKKGVTVLTATHDHNDMLPFADRVVVLRNTKIIAKDNPKNLYQRPQDIYIASLFGEANKIPINIIKSYADTKRRIIVYAHEFKVSEKSGLEVTVTSSFYMGGHYLIEGIYENQKIYFHHHMVIEEGSHIFLNIAIEVINKRMSGM, encoded by the coding sequence ATGCTTCACGTCGACCATGTTTCTTTTGCCTATGATGAGGTTCCTGTTTTAGAGGATATCAATCTTAACGTAAAAAAGGGCGAACATGTTGCCATCATCGGTGAAAGTGGCTGCGGCAAAAGCACCCTCCTAAAGATCATCTATGGCCTTTTGCAGATAAACATAGGGGAAGTGTATTGGGGCGAACAACAGGTATTAGGGCCGCTGTACAATCTAGTTCCAGGAGAGCCTTATATGAAATACCTCTCACAGGACTTTGATTTGATGCCTTATACTACCGTAGCCGAAAACATTTCGCAATACCTTTCCCATTTTGAGCCTGAAGCACTAAAAGAGCGCACCGATGAACTTTTGCAGATGATCGAAATGGTTCCTTTTGCCAAAACAAAAGTGAAATATTTGAGTGGTGGCCAGCAACAACGTGTTGCCCTAGCTCGGGTATTGGCACAAGAACCGGATATATTGTTGCTAGACGAGCCCTTTAGCCACATCGATAACTTTCGTAAGAACACCCTTCGTAGAACCTTATTCCAATACCTTAGAAAGAAAGGGGTAACCGTGCTTACGGCAACCCATGATCATAACGACATGCTGCCATTTGCAGATAGGGTAGTCGTCTTAAGGAATACGAAGATCATCGCTAAGGACAATCCGAAAAACCTATACCAAAGACCACAGGATATCTATATCGCTTCACTATTTGGCGAGGCCAACAAAATCCCGATAAACATTATCAAGTCGTATGCCGATACAAAGAGGCGTATTATCGTCTATGCCCACGAATTCAAGGTCTCCGAAAAGTCAGGTCTGGAGGTTACCGTCACAAGTTCTTTCTACATGGGCGGGCATTACCTTATCGAAGGTATCTATGAAAATCAAAAGATTTATTTTCACCACCACATGGTCATTGAAGAAGGTTCGCATATTTTCTTGAATATCGCTATAGAAGTTATCAATAAGCGAATGTCGGGTATGTGA
- a CDS encoding prolyl oligopeptidase family serine peptidase, producing MKRIYPTLMVLALLFSCESETKKEPIAVNYPLTPKVDTAYTHFGTEVKDPYRWLEDDRSPETEAWVKAQNEVTFGYLEKIPFRADLRNRLEKLWNYEKVSSPFKEGNYTYFYKNNGLQNQYVVYRQQDGGEAEVFLDPNTFSEDGTTSLAGLSFTKDGSMAAYMISEGGSDWRKAIVLNAATKEIVEDTLVDIKFSGLSWRGNEGFYYSSYDKPKGSELSAKTDQHKVYFHKLGTPQKEDQLVYGGKSNEKHRYVGAGVSEDQNYLILSARTSTSGNKLFIQNLKDPNGLLVPVVSDTDSDVSIIENVGSKLYIVTNRNAPNTKIVTVDATNPAPENWKDFIPETENVLTPNTGGGYFFAEYMVDAISKVLQYDYNGQLVREVNLPGIGSASGFGGKKEDKEFYYSFTNYKTPGTSFKYNVESGESAVHWKPEIDFNPDDYESNQVFYASKDGTKIPMIITHKKGLELNGKNPTILYGYGGFDISLTPSFSIANTVWMEQGGIYAVPNLRGGGEYGKKWHNAGTKMQKQNVFDDFIAAAEYLISEKYTASEYLAIRGGSNGGLLVGATMTQRPDLMKVALPAVGVMDMLRYHTFTAGAGWAYDYGTAEDSKEMFEYLKGYSPVHNVKKGVAYPATLVTTGDHDDRVVPAHSFKFAAELQEKQAGTNPTLIRIETNAGHGAGTPVSKTIAQYADIFGFTLYNMGFEDLPSKAVLKEFKE from the coding sequence ATGAAAAGAATCTATCCCACCTTAATGGTTCTCGCCTTACTATTTTCCTGTGAATCAGAAACCAAAAAAGAACCTATTGCCGTGAACTATCCCTTAACTCCAAAAGTCGATACCGCTTACACTCATTTTGGAACAGAGGTCAAGGACCCCTACCGTTGGCTGGAAGATGATCGCAGCCCTGAAACCGAGGCATGGGTTAAAGCGCAGAATGAGGTGACCTTTGGCTATTTGGAAAAAATTCCATTTCGTGCGGACTTAAGAAATAGATTGGAGAAACTCTGGAACTACGAAAAAGTAAGTTCTCCTTTCAAAGAAGGGAACTATACCTATTTCTATAAAAATAATGGATTGCAAAATCAATATGTAGTCTACCGACAGCAAGACGGTGGTGAAGCGGAAGTCTTCCTAGACCCGAATACCTTTTCCGAGGATGGCACAACATCGCTTGCAGGGCTTAGCTTTACGAAGGATGGTTCAATGGCCGCGTACATGATATCCGAAGGGGGTAGTGATTGGCGCAAAGCAATCGTATTGAACGCAGCCACCAAAGAAATAGTTGAAGATACCCTTGTCGACATTAAATTTAGCGGCTTGTCTTGGAGAGGTAATGAAGGTTTTTACTATTCTAGCTACGATAAGCCAAAGGGTAGCGAGCTGTCGGCTAAAACCGACCAGCACAAAGTGTATTTCCACAAATTGGGAACTCCCCAAAAAGAAGATCAACTGGTCTATGGTGGAAAATCGAATGAAAAACATCGCTATGTCGGTGCCGGGGTTTCCGAAGATCAGAATTACCTGATCCTCTCGGCAAGAACATCAACTTCTGGTAACAAACTTTTCATTCAAAACCTCAAAGATCCAAACGGATTACTCGTTCCTGTGGTGTCCGACACCGATTCTGATGTATCTATAATAGAAAATGTAGGCTCCAAGCTATATATTGTTACGAACAGGAATGCCCCGAACACAAAAATAGTAACGGTTGATGCGACGAACCCCGCTCCAGAAAACTGGAAAGATTTCATTCCCGAAACGGAAAATGTGCTCACCCCGAATACCGGAGGGGGTTATTTTTTTGCGGAATATATGGTCGATGCCATTTCGAAAGTGCTCCAATACGATTATAACGGTCAATTGGTACGGGAAGTTAATTTACCGGGAATCGGCAGCGCGTCCGGCTTCGGGGGGAAGAAAGAGGATAAGGAATTCTACTATTCCTTTACCAACTACAAAACTCCGGGAACCTCTTTTAAATATAACGTCGAGAGCGGAGAATCCGCGGTGCATTGGAAACCTGAAATAGATTTCAATCCCGATGACTACGAAAGCAATCAAGTTTTTTATGCCTCAAAAGACGGCACTAAAATACCTATGATCATTACACATAAAAAAGGGCTTGAGCTGAATGGTAAAAATCCTACCATACTCTATGGTTATGGCGGCTTCGATATTAGTTTAACACCCTCGTTCAGCATTGCCAATACCGTTTGGATGGAACAAGGCGGCATTTATGCCGTACCGAACCTCAGGGGCGGAGGGGAATACGGAAAAAAATGGCATAATGCCGGAACCAAAATGCAGAAACAAAATGTTTTCGATGATTTTATCGCTGCCGCGGAATATTTAATCAGTGAAAAATATACGGCCTCTGAATATCTGGCCATTCGAGGAGGCAGTAATGGTGGGCTTCTGGTAGGCGCTACAATGACCCAAAGACCCGATTTGATGAAAGTTGCCCTGCCCGCAGTGGGCGTGATGGATATGTTGCGCTATCATACCTTTACCGCCGGGGCCGGATGGGCTTACGATTACGGTACCGCAGAAGATAGCAAGGAAATGTTCGAATACTTAAAAGGATATTCCCCTGTTCACAATGTAAAGAAAGGCGTAGCATACCCCGCCACTTTGGTCACTACCGGAGACCACGATGATCGTGTGGTACCCGCACACAGTTTTAAATTTGCAGCGGAACTTCAGGAAAAGCAGGCCGGTACGAACCCGACATTGATTCGTATCGAAACCAATGCGGGGCATGGTGCCGGGACCCCCGTGAGTAAGACCATAGCGCAGTATGCCGACATCTTCGGCTTTACGCTCTATAATATGGGGTTTGAAGATTTACCGAGCAAGGCCGTACTAAAAGAATTCAAGGAGTAA
- a CDS encoding aspartate-semialdehyde dehydrogenase, which produces MKVAVVGATGMVGEVMLKVLAERNFPITELLLVASERSVGKKLAYKGKEHTIIGLSDAVAAKPQIAIFSAGGDTSLEWTPKFAEVGTTVIDNSSAWRMDPDKKLVVPEINAGKLTSSDKIIANPNCSTIQLVMALSPLHIKYKMKRVVISTYQSVSGTGVKAVRQLENEIAGIKGEMAYPYPISRNALPHCDVFMENGYTKEEMKLAREPQKILDDRTFSISATAVRIPTAGGHSESVNVEFENDFTVNEVRQLLNDTPGVTVQDNPDTNTYPMPIYAHDKDEVFVGRIRRDETQRNTLNMWIVSDNLRKGAATNAVQIAEYLVKNQLV; this is translated from the coding sequence ATGAAAGTCGCAGTGGTAGGCGCTACCGGAATGGTAGGCGAAGTAATGCTCAAAGTATTGGCAGAACGTAATTTTCCGATTACCGAGTTGCTCTTGGTGGCCTCGGAAAGATCGGTAGGAAAAAAACTAGCCTACAAGGGAAAAGAACATACCATTATCGGGCTTTCCGACGCTGTCGCGGCCAAACCGCAAATTGCCATTTTTTCGGCGGGCGGCGATACCTCTCTTGAATGGACACCCAAATTTGCCGAAGTGGGCACTACGGTAATCGATAACTCCTCGGCTTGGCGCATGGACCCTGATAAGAAGCTGGTCGTTCCAGAAATCAACGCGGGGAAATTGACGTCGAGCGATAAAATCATCGCCAACCCCAACTGTTCGACCATACAATTGGTTATGGCCCTATCGCCCCTGCATATCAAGTACAAGATGAAGCGTGTGGTTATATCTACATACCAATCGGTATCTGGGACTGGGGTCAAAGCTGTTCGCCAATTAGAGAACGAAATTGCAGGTATCAAGGGCGAAATGGCCTATCCCTATCCTATTAGCAGAAATGCTTTACCGCATTGCGATGTCTTTATGGAAAACGGATACACAAAAGAAGAGATGAAACTTGCACGAGAGCCCCAGAAAATTTTAGATGATCGTACTTTTTCTATCTCTGCCACCGCAGTGAGAATTCCTACGGCGGGAGGCCATTCGGAATCCGTAAACGTTGAATTCGAAAATGATTTTACAGTGAACGAGGTGCGGCAACTCCTAAACGATACACCCGGGGTAACCGTTCAGGATAATCCCGACACAAATACCTATCCGATGCCAATCTACGCACATGATAAGGACGAGGTTTTCGTAGGCCGTATTCGTAGGGACGAGACCCAGCGCAATACCTTGAACATGTGGATCGTCTCGGATAATTTACGAAAAGGTGCCGCGACCAACGCAGTGCAAATCGCAGAATACTTGGTCAAAAACCAATTGGTATAA
- the mscL gene encoding large conductance mechanosensitive channel protein MscL produces MLKEFKDFIMTGNVIEFAVAVIMAGAVGAVVNGFVSDIVMPIVGFFSGGVNFDNLFYILGDGEFASLAAAEEAGAAVIAWGRWVNTIVSLVIIGLVMFIIIKGYNKMRAPEPEPAPAGPTAEELLAEIRDELKKS; encoded by the coding sequence ATGTTAAAAGAATTCAAAGATTTTATTATGACGGGCAACGTCATCGAGTTTGCGGTGGCCGTTATCATGGCAGGTGCCGTTGGTGCCGTTGTGAATGGGTTTGTATCCGATATTGTGATGCCGATTGTCGGTTTCTTTTCCGGAGGTGTTAATTTCGACAATTTATTCTACATTCTTGGGGATGGCGAATTTGCCTCTCTTGCTGCTGCCGAAGAAGCGGGCGCCGCGGTAATTGCGTGGGGAAGGTGGGTCAACACCATCGTAAGTTTGGTCATTATCGGTTTGGTAATGTTTATCATTATCAAAGGGTACAACAAGATGCGCGCGCCAGAGCCCGAACCGGCGCCAGCAGGACCTACTGCAGAAGAGCTACTCGCTGAAATTAGGGATGAGTTGAAAAAATCATAA
- the alr gene encoding alanine racemase: MGKATETTLEIDFGALEHNYHFLRGKLKPDTKFLAVMKAFAYGSDAERIALKMQALGVDYFAVAYSKEGIALRKAGIQKPILVLHPLPLHFEELISHCLEPSIYSRKVLLQFLKTAKKLAQTNYPVHLKFNTGLNRLGFAEKDIDFITEELKQQDEIKVISNFSHLAASEDANEKDFTLRQIKRFDRIAETIALQLGYRPFRHLLNTSGILNYAEAQYDMVRSGIGLYGYGNHPEIDKRLKPVAILKTVISQIHEIAPGDTVGYNRAFITKDYRMTATLPLGHADGIGRQYGQGNTFVTVNGEMAFIVGNVCMDMIMIDVTGIACKEGDEVIVFGHHPSAETFAATANTISYELLTGISQRVNRTFIGY; the protein is encoded by the coding sequence ATGGGTAAGGCGACCGAAACGACATTGGAAATCGATTTCGGTGCCCTAGAACACAATTACCACTTCTTAAGAGGAAAGTTAAAACCCGATACCAAATTCCTGGCCGTAATGAAAGCCTTTGCCTATGGCAGTGATGCAGAGCGTATCGCTTTGAAAATGCAGGCTTTGGGGGTAGATTATTTTGCGGTCGCCTATAGCAAAGAAGGTATTGCACTTCGCAAGGCAGGCATTCAAAAGCCCATTTTGGTTTTACACCCATTGCCGCTGCATTTCGAAGAACTCATCTCGCATTGTCTGGAACCCAGTATTTATTCCAGAAAAGTATTGCTCCAATTCTTAAAAACGGCTAAAAAACTGGCGCAAACCAATTATCCCGTTCACCTGAAATTCAATACTGGCCTTAACCGTTTGGGGTTTGCGGAAAAGGACATTGATTTCATAACAGAGGAATTAAAACAACAGGATGAAATAAAGGTCATTTCTAATTTTTCCCATCTGGCGGCGTCGGAAGATGCCAATGAAAAAGATTTTACGCTAAGACAAATCAAACGTTTCGATCGTATCGCCGAGACGATAGCCTTGCAATTGGGCTATCGACCCTTTCGGCACTTATTGAATACCTCCGGTATCTTGAATTATGCCGAAGCCCAGTACGACATGGTGCGCAGCGGTATTGGTCTGTACGGCTATGGCAACCATCCCGAAATTGACAAGCGGTTAAAACCCGTAGCCATCTTAAAAACGGTTATTTCACAAATTCATGAAATCGCACCTGGGGATACCGTTGGGTATAATCGTGCTTTTATCACGAAAGACTATCGCATGACCGCCACACTACCTTTAGGTCATGCCGATGGTATCGGTCGACAATACGGTCAGGGTAACACCTTTGTGACCGTAAATGGGGAGATGGCCTTTATCGTAGGGAACGTTTGTATGGACATGATTATGATCGACGTAACCGGAATAGCCTGCAAAGAAGGTGATGAGGTCATTGTTTTTGGCCATCACCCTTCGGCGGAAACGTTTGCTGCCACGGCCAATACGATATCGTACGAGTTGCTTACGGGAATATCCCAGCGCGTAAATCGTACATTCATAGGATATTAA
- a CDS encoding thymidine kinase: MFLENTVNHKEQFGWIEVICGSMFSGKTEELIRRLRRAQFAKQRVEIFKPMVDTRYDEDMVVSHDANEIRSTPVPAAANIRILGDTCDVVGIDEAQFFDDEIVTVCNDLANKGVRVVVAGLDMDFKGNPFGPMPALMATAEYVTKVHAICTRTGNLANYSFRKSSNDNLVLLGETGEYEPLSRAAYYKAMLKEKVKELPVDAEEISSKTKKSNG; this comes from the coding sequence ATGTTTCTCGAAAATACTGTTAACCACAAAGAACAATTCGGATGGATCGAAGTTATCTGTGGTTCTATGTTTTCAGGGAAAACAGAAGAGTTGATACGCCGCTTGAGACGCGCTCAGTTCGCAAAGCAACGAGTGGAGATTTTCAAACCTATGGTCGATACACGATATGATGAAGATATGGTGGTCTCCCACGATGCCAACGAGATTCGCTCTACTCCCGTTCCCGCTGCGGCCAATATTCGTATTTTGGGTGATACCTGCGATGTTGTCGGCATTGATGAGGCCCAGTTTTTCGATGATGAAATCGTAACCGTTTGCAATGACCTGGCGAATAAGGGAGTTCGCGTTGTAGTAGCCGGCCTCGATATGGATTTTAAAGGTAATCCTTTTGGGCCCATGCCCGCCCTTATGGCCACGGCCGAGTATGTTACTAAAGTGCATGCCATTTGCACGCGAACCGGCAACCTTGCCAACTACAGTTTCCGAAAATCGAGCAATGACAATTTGGTATTGCTCGGAGAAACCGGAGAATATGAGCCTTTGAGTCGCGCGGCCTATTATAAAGCCATGTTGAAGGAAAAAGTGAAAGAGTTACCCGTTGATGCCGAGGAAATCAGTTCAAAAACCAAGAAATCGAATGGGTAA
- the rsmI gene encoding 16S rRNA (cytidine(1402)-2'-O)-methyltransferase, translating to MGKLYLVPTPIGNLEDMTLRAIRILKEVDVVLAEDTRTSGKLLQHFEIGTPMQSHHMHNEHKTVDALVKRLKAGETMALISDAGTPAISDPGFLLTRACVENQIAVDCLPGATAFVPALVNSGLPNDKFIFEGFLPVKKGRQTRLLLLAEETRTIILYESPHKLLKTLSQLVEYFGADRLVSVSRELTKLYEETVRGTATEVLEHYTAKPPKGEIVIVVAGKK from the coding sequence ATGGGAAAACTGTACTTAGTGCCGACACCGATTGGCAATTTAGAGGATATGACCCTTCGCGCCATCAGGATTTTAAAGGAAGTGGATGTTGTCCTGGCCGAAGATACACGCACCAGCGGAAAGCTTTTACAGCATTTTGAAATCGGTACGCCCATGCAAAGCCATCATATGCACAATGAGCATAAAACGGTCGATGCCTTGGTAAAGCGCTTAAAAGCAGGGGAGACCATGGCCCTCATTTCGGATGCAGGCACCCCCGCAATTTCCGACCCGGGATTTCTGTTGACCCGGGCTTGTGTCGAAAACCAAATTGCTGTCGATTGTCTCCCCGGGGCAACTGCCTTTGTTCCCGCTTTGGTCAATAGCGGACTGCCCAACGACAAGTTTATTTTTGAGGGTTTTTTACCCGTAAAAAAAGGAAGGCAAACACGATTGCTATTGCTGGCCGAAGAAACACGAACGATTATTCTATACGAATCGCCTCATAAGTTGTTAAAGACCTTATCGCAATTGGTTGAATATTTCGGGGCGGATAGACTGGTCTCCGTCTCGCGGGAGCTGACTAAACTGTATGAAGAAACAGTCAGGGGTACGGCCACGGAGGTGTTGGAACATTATACCGCAAAACCACCGAAAGGGGAAATCGTAATCGTCGTTGCGGGAAAAAAGTAA
- a CDS encoding DUF819 family protein, which yields MLAPWLISLCTVIAVYFLDRWENRYIKSLFDWVPAILLAYIIPALISYVMDVDYSQAVIHDFSKDYFIPLAIIAVMSSLSLGQLKAIGWKPILLFAGGSLFIAVFPVLLGLGLINTELVSETLINQEYWKGIPPIVGSWIGGSTSQLVLKELVECPENIFLSVLVMDNILVNIWTILMFQTIKKSPFLNRFFKITDIAMPEDMRSENTNPLSPWLCAIILLAMVITSNFLIDSFIGRVVALSFIGLALSNFIPRWNFGFTLKIGGILIILVMAVLGLKLQFATLGFNFSFLGFLIVWLLGHFIFMMIIAKGLNVNMAWVPIASMANVGGIATAPAVTAAYEKKWMPHAIVLAILSMATGTFWGMLTIYLLESFLI from the coding sequence ATGCTAGCACCATGGCTAATTTCGCTTTGTACCGTTATCGCCGTTTATTTCTTAGACCGATGGGAGAACAGATATATAAAATCGCTTTTTGACTGGGTGCCGGCCATCTTATTGGCGTACATTATTCCCGCCCTCATTTCCTATGTAATGGATGTCGATTATTCCCAAGCGGTCATTCACGATTTTAGTAAGGACTATTTCATTCCCTTGGCCATCATAGCCGTTATGAGCAGTCTTTCCCTGGGCCAATTAAAAGCCATCGGGTGGAAACCGATACTACTTTTTGCCGGAGGCTCCTTGTTTATCGCCGTATTCCCTGTACTGTTGGGCCTTGGTTTGATCAATACCGAATTGGTTTCCGAAACCCTGATCAATCAGGAATATTGGAAAGGAATTCCGCCCATAGTAGGCAGTTGGATCGGGGGCAGTACCAGTCAGTTGGTGTTGAAGGAACTGGTCGAATGTCCGGAGAATATCTTTCTCTCCGTTCTGGTTATGGATAACATTCTAGTGAACATCTGGACGATTTTGATGTTTCAGACCATCAAGAAAAGTCCTTTTTTGAACAGGTTTTTTAAAATTACGGACATTGCCATGCCCGAGGATATGCGCTCTGAAAATACGAATCCACTTTCTCCATGGCTATGTGCTATAATCTTATTGGCGATGGTGATTACCTCCAATTTTTTAATTGACAGCTTTATAGGTCGCGTGGTAGCCTTATCTTTTATCGGTCTCGCGCTCAGCAACTTTATTCCGAGATGGAATTTCGGTTTTACCTTAAAAATCGGGGGTATTTTAATCATCCTTGTCATGGCCGTTCTCGGATTGAAACTGCAATTTGCCACTTTAGGCTTTAATTTTTCGTTTTTAGGATTTTTGATAGTTTGGCTCCTGGGGCATTTTATATTTATGATGATAATTGCCAAAGGATTGAATGTGAATATGGCCTGGGTGCCTATCGCCAGTATGGCCAATGTTGGCGGTATCGCCACGGCCCCCGCGGTAACGGCTGCCTACGAAAAAAAGTGGATGCCGCATGCCATTGTACTGGCCATACTAAGTATGGCTACTGGTACCTTTTGGGGAATGTTAACTATTTATCTCTTAGAATCCTTTTTAATTTAA
- a CDS encoding uracil-DNA glycosylase family protein yields MQKLLKEIRACKVCKAHLPLTPRPIISATLKSKIILVSQAPGRKAHEHNKAWDDPSGRKLREWLGVSDEEFYNPDNFAVLPMGFCYPGKGKTGDLPPRKECAPLWHESVWDQLENVKLVIVIGKYAQDKYLKGLSKKNLTENVANFKDFLPQYFPLPHPSPVNRFWMAKNPWFEKAVLGELRETVKGALQ; encoded by the coding sequence ATGCAAAAGCTACTCAAAGAAATAAGGGCCTGCAAGGTCTGCAAAGCCCATTTGCCTTTAACGCCGAGACCGATTATTTCGGCTACCTTGAAGTCTAAGATAATTTTGGTGAGTCAGGCACCCGGCAGAAAAGCACATGAACATAACAAGGCTTGGGACGATCCTAGCGGCAGAAAATTACGGGAGTGGCTCGGAGTTTCCGATGAGGAATTTTACAATCCCGATAATTTTGCGGTCTTGCCCATGGGCTTCTGTTATCCCGGAAAGGGAAAAACAGGTGATTTACCGCCCCGAAAAGAATGCGCTCCATTATGGCATGAATCAGTTTGGGACCAACTGGAAAATGTGAAATTGGTCATCGTCATCGGCAAGTATGCACAGGACAAGTACCTAAAAGGGCTATCGAAAAAAAACCTCACCGAAAATGTAGCGAATTTTAAAGATTTCCTACCCCAATATTTTCCCTTGCCGCACCCCTCGCCGGTCAATCGTTTTTGGATGGCGAAGAATCCTTGGTTTGAGAAGGCCGTTTTAGGGGAGTTGCGGGAAACGGTAAAAGGTGCTCTGCAGTAG